Proteins encoded within one genomic window of Ptiloglossa arizonensis isolate GNS036 chromosome 3, iyPtiAriz1_principal, whole genome shotgun sequence:
- the Ppa gene encoding F-box and leucine rich repeat protein partner of paired isoform X2, which translates to MEESHLLMTELPALTPSRGTTLLHRSGHYYQLHQPHLAIPTSQNQAILYNSSSTPHYTSGATSLPVYAQSILSRQQSQVARDTVPTSTHISCLYPEILALIFSYLEVRDKGCAAQVCIAWRDAAYHRSVWRGVEAKLHLRKQAPALFASLVKRGVKRVQVLSLRRGLGDVLKGIPNLESLNLSGCYNINDLALTKAFSQEYATLTELNLSLCKQVSDISLSWIAKNLQNLEHLELGGCRNITNDGLLCISWNLKKLKRLDLRSCWQVCNDGIAYLAGIYPQTPGASFLMEQLAGIIDFAAAGGNFALEHLSLQDCQRVTDEALRHISTGLITLKSINLSFCVCIGDTGVKHLAKMSSLRELNLRSCDNISDVGMGYLVEGGSRISSLDVSFCDKISDQALVHISQGLFNLKSLSLSACQISDEGICKIAQTLHDLETLNIGQCSRLTDKGLYTIAESMKHLKCIDLYGCTRISTNGLERIMKLPQLSDREMGSKGTDISADPFT; encoded by the coding sequence ATGGAGGAAAGTCATCTGTTGATGACGGAACTTCCGGCGTTAACGCCAAGCCGCGGTACAACGTTACTTCATCGTTCAGGACATTATTACCAATTGCATCAACCACACCTGGCGATACCGACATCGCAAAATCAAGCGATTCTTTACAATTCAAGTAGCACACCTCATTATACTAGCGGTGCAACGAGTTTGCCGGTATATGCGCAAAGTATTTTGTCGAGGCAACAATCACAAGTCGCTCGGGATACTGTTCCGACGAGTACGCACATTTCCTGCCTCTATCCTGAAATACTGGCGTTGATTTTTAGTTACCTGGAAGTTCGGGACAAAGGATGTGCCGCTCAAGTGTGTATCGCATGGAGGGACGCGGCGTATCACCGGTCTGTCTGGCGAGGGGTCGAGGCGAAGTTACATCTAAGGAAGCAGGCACCGGCGTTATTTGCTAGTCTCGTAAAGAGGGGGGTAAAAAGGGTCCAGGTGTTGTCTCTACGGAGAGGCCTCGGTGACGTTTTGAAAGGCATACCAAACTTGGAGTCGTTGAATCTTTCGGGTTGCTATAATATCAACGACTTAGCCTTGACGAAAGCTTTTTCTCAAGAATATGCGACGCTCACAGAATTGAATCTTTCTTTGTGTAAACAAGTGTCGGACATTTCCCTTAGTTGGATAGCAAAGAATTTACAGAATCTCGAGCACCTAGAACTCGGTGGTTGCCGTAACATTACGAACGATGGACTGCTGTGTATATCGTGGAATCTAAAGAAGTTGAAGAGACTCGATTTACGAAGTTGTTGGCAAGTGTGTAACGACGGTATCGCCTATTTGGCAGGTATTTATCCACAGACACCCGGCGCAAGCTTTTTGATGGAACAGTTAGCCGGTATTATTGATTTCGCAGCGGCTGGTGGAAATTTCGCGCTGGAACATTTGAGCCTTCAAGATTGTCAACGAGTGACCGACGAGGCCCTTCGGCACATATCCACCGGCTTGATCACCTTGAAGTCTATTAATCTATCGTTTTGCGTTTGCATCGGCGATACAGGGGTGAAACACTTAGCAAAGATGTCTAGCCTACGCGAACTGAATCTTCGGTCCTGCGACAATATCTCTGACGTCGGTATGGGTTATCTCGTGGAAGGTGGCAGCAGAATTTCCTCATTGGACGTATCGTTCTGCGACAAGATTAGTGATCAAGCTCTCGTTCACATTTCCCAGGGACTCTTCAACTTAAAGTCCCTTTCGTTGTCTGCCTGTCAGATCAGCGACGAGGGTATCTGCAAGATCGCACAAACGTTGCACGATTTGGAAACACTGAACATTGGTCAGTGTAGTAGATTGACAGATAAAGGTCTCTACACGATCGCCGAGAGCATGAAGCACTTGAAATGTATCGATCTTTACGGATGCACCAGGATAAGTACCAACGGACTTGAAAGGATTATGAAGTTGCCGCAGCTGA
- the Ppa gene encoding F-box and leucine rich repeat protein partner of paired isoform X1 — protein MEESHLLMTELPALTPSRGTTLLHRSGHYYQLHQPHLAIPTSQNQAILYNSSSTPHYTSGATSLPVYAQSILSRQQSQVARDTVPTSTHISCLYPEILALIFSYLEVRDKGCAAQVCIAWRDAAYHRSVWRGVEAKLHLRKQAPALFASLVKRGVKRVQVLSLRRGLGDVLKGIPNLESLNLSGCYNINDLALTKAFSQEYATLTELNLSLCKQVSDISLSWIAKNLQNLEHLELGGCRNITNDGLLCISWNLKKLKRLDLRSCWQVCNDGIAYLAGIYPQTPGASFLMEQLAGIIDFAAAGGNFALEHLSLQDCQRVTDEALRHISTGLITLKSINLSFCVCIGDTGVKHLAKMSSLRELNLRSCDNISDVGMGYLVEGGSRISSLDVSFCDKISDQALVHISQGLFNLKSLSLSACQISDEGICKIAQTLHDLETLNIGQCSRLTDKGLYTIAESMKHLKCIDLYGCTRISTNGLERIMKLPQLNFRRHLTTFAIVLISDVSINVIVPGMALSSYSS, from the coding sequence ATGGAGGAAAGTCATCTGTTGATGACGGAACTTCCGGCGTTAACGCCAAGCCGCGGTACAACGTTACTTCATCGTTCAGGACATTATTACCAATTGCATCAACCACACCTGGCGATACCGACATCGCAAAATCAAGCGATTCTTTACAATTCAAGTAGCACACCTCATTATACTAGCGGTGCAACGAGTTTGCCGGTATATGCGCAAAGTATTTTGTCGAGGCAACAATCACAAGTCGCTCGGGATACTGTTCCGACGAGTACGCACATTTCCTGCCTCTATCCTGAAATACTGGCGTTGATTTTTAGTTACCTGGAAGTTCGGGACAAAGGATGTGCCGCTCAAGTGTGTATCGCATGGAGGGACGCGGCGTATCACCGGTCTGTCTGGCGAGGGGTCGAGGCGAAGTTACATCTAAGGAAGCAGGCACCGGCGTTATTTGCTAGTCTCGTAAAGAGGGGGGTAAAAAGGGTCCAGGTGTTGTCTCTACGGAGAGGCCTCGGTGACGTTTTGAAAGGCATACCAAACTTGGAGTCGTTGAATCTTTCGGGTTGCTATAATATCAACGACTTAGCCTTGACGAAAGCTTTTTCTCAAGAATATGCGACGCTCACAGAATTGAATCTTTCTTTGTGTAAACAAGTGTCGGACATTTCCCTTAGTTGGATAGCAAAGAATTTACAGAATCTCGAGCACCTAGAACTCGGTGGTTGCCGTAACATTACGAACGATGGACTGCTGTGTATATCGTGGAATCTAAAGAAGTTGAAGAGACTCGATTTACGAAGTTGTTGGCAAGTGTGTAACGACGGTATCGCCTATTTGGCAGGTATTTATCCACAGACACCCGGCGCAAGCTTTTTGATGGAACAGTTAGCCGGTATTATTGATTTCGCAGCGGCTGGTGGAAATTTCGCGCTGGAACATTTGAGCCTTCAAGATTGTCAACGAGTGACCGACGAGGCCCTTCGGCACATATCCACCGGCTTGATCACCTTGAAGTCTATTAATCTATCGTTTTGCGTTTGCATCGGCGATACAGGGGTGAAACACTTAGCAAAGATGTCTAGCCTACGCGAACTGAATCTTCGGTCCTGCGACAATATCTCTGACGTCGGTATGGGTTATCTCGTGGAAGGTGGCAGCAGAATTTCCTCATTGGACGTATCGTTCTGCGACAAGATTAGTGATCAAGCTCTCGTTCACATTTCCCAGGGACTCTTCAACTTAAAGTCCCTTTCGTTGTCTGCCTGTCAGATCAGCGACGAGGGTATCTGCAAGATCGCACAAACGTTGCACGATTTGGAAACACTGAACATTGGTCAGTGTAGTAGATTGACAGATAAAGGTCTCTACACGATCGCCGAGAGCATGAAGCACTTGAAATGTATCGATCTTTACGGATGCACCAGGATAAGTACCAACGGACTTGAAAGGATTATGAAGTTGCCGCAGCTGA
- the Ppa gene encoding F-box and leucine rich repeat protein partner of paired isoform X3, protein MEESHLLMTELPALTPSRGTTLLHRSGHYYQLHQPHLAIPTSQNQAILYNSSSTPHYTSGATSLPVYAQSILSRQQSQVARDTVPTSTHISCLYPEILALIFSYLEVRDKGCAAQVCIAWRDAAYHRSVWRGVEAKLHLRKQAPALFASLVKRGVKRVQVLSLRRGLGDVLKGIPNLESLNLSGCYNINDLALTKAFSQEYATLTELNLSLCKQVSDISLSWIAKNLQNLEHLELGGCRNITNDGLLCISWNLKKLKRLDLRSCWQVCNDGIAYLAGIYPQTPGASFLMEQLAGIIDFAAAGGNFALEHLSLQDCQRVTDEALRHISTGLITLKSINLSFCVCIGDTGVKHLAKMSSLRELNLRSCDNISDVGMGYLVEGGSRISSLDVSFCDKISDQALVHISQGLFNLKSLSLSACQISDEGICKIAQTLHDLETLNIGQCSRLTDKGLYTIAESMKHLKCIDLYGCTRISTNGLERIMKLPQLSTLNLGLWHVR, encoded by the coding sequence ATGGAGGAAAGTCATCTGTTGATGACGGAACTTCCGGCGTTAACGCCAAGCCGCGGTACAACGTTACTTCATCGTTCAGGACATTATTACCAATTGCATCAACCACACCTGGCGATACCGACATCGCAAAATCAAGCGATTCTTTACAATTCAAGTAGCACACCTCATTATACTAGCGGTGCAACGAGTTTGCCGGTATATGCGCAAAGTATTTTGTCGAGGCAACAATCACAAGTCGCTCGGGATACTGTTCCGACGAGTACGCACATTTCCTGCCTCTATCCTGAAATACTGGCGTTGATTTTTAGTTACCTGGAAGTTCGGGACAAAGGATGTGCCGCTCAAGTGTGTATCGCATGGAGGGACGCGGCGTATCACCGGTCTGTCTGGCGAGGGGTCGAGGCGAAGTTACATCTAAGGAAGCAGGCACCGGCGTTATTTGCTAGTCTCGTAAAGAGGGGGGTAAAAAGGGTCCAGGTGTTGTCTCTACGGAGAGGCCTCGGTGACGTTTTGAAAGGCATACCAAACTTGGAGTCGTTGAATCTTTCGGGTTGCTATAATATCAACGACTTAGCCTTGACGAAAGCTTTTTCTCAAGAATATGCGACGCTCACAGAATTGAATCTTTCTTTGTGTAAACAAGTGTCGGACATTTCCCTTAGTTGGATAGCAAAGAATTTACAGAATCTCGAGCACCTAGAACTCGGTGGTTGCCGTAACATTACGAACGATGGACTGCTGTGTATATCGTGGAATCTAAAGAAGTTGAAGAGACTCGATTTACGAAGTTGTTGGCAAGTGTGTAACGACGGTATCGCCTATTTGGCAGGTATTTATCCACAGACACCCGGCGCAAGCTTTTTGATGGAACAGTTAGCCGGTATTATTGATTTCGCAGCGGCTGGTGGAAATTTCGCGCTGGAACATTTGAGCCTTCAAGATTGTCAACGAGTGACCGACGAGGCCCTTCGGCACATATCCACCGGCTTGATCACCTTGAAGTCTATTAATCTATCGTTTTGCGTTTGCATCGGCGATACAGGGGTGAAACACTTAGCAAAGATGTCTAGCCTACGCGAACTGAATCTTCGGTCCTGCGACAATATCTCTGACGTCGGTATGGGTTATCTCGTGGAAGGTGGCAGCAGAATTTCCTCATTGGACGTATCGTTCTGCGACAAGATTAGTGATCAAGCTCTCGTTCACATTTCCCAGGGACTCTTCAACTTAAAGTCCCTTTCGTTGTCTGCCTGTCAGATCAGCGACGAGGGTATCTGCAAGATCGCACAAACGTTGCACGATTTGGAAACACTGAACATTGGTCAGTGTAGTAGATTGACAGATAAAGGTCTCTACACGATCGCCGAGAGCATGAAGCACTTGAAATGTATCGATCTTTACGGATGCACCAGGATAAGTACCAACGGACTTGAAAGGATTATGAAGTTGCCGCAGCTGAGTACGTTAAATCTTGGTCTTTGGCACGTGCGGTGA
- the Ppa gene encoding F-box and leucine rich repeat protein partner of paired isoform X4 has translation MEESHLLMTELPALTPSRGTTLLHRSGHYYQLHQPHLAIPTSQNQAILYNSSSTPHYTSGATSLPVYAQSILSRQQSQVARDTVPTSTHISCLYPEILALIFSYLEVRDKGCAAQVCIAWRDAAYHRSVWRGVEAKLHLRKQAPALFASLVKRGVKRVQVLSLRRGLGDVLKGIPNLESLNLSGCYNINDLALTKAFSQEYATLTELNLSLCKQVSDISLSWIAKNLQNLEHLELGGCRNITNDGLLCISWNLKKLKRLDLRSCWQVCNDGIAYLAGIYPQTPGASFLMEQLAGIIDFAAAGGNFALEHLSLQDCQRVTDEALRHISTGLITLKSINLSFCVCIGDTGVKHLAKMSSLRELNLRSCDNISDVGMGYLVEGGSRISSLDVSFCDKISDQALVHISQGLFNLKSLSLSACQISDEGICKIAQTLHDLETLNIGQCSRLTDKGLYTIAESMKHLKCIDLYGCTRISTNGLERIMKLPQLIGTR, from the exons ATGGAGGAAAGTCATCTGTTGATGACGGAACTTCCGGCGTTAACGCCAAGCCGCGGTACAACGTTACTTCATCGTTCAGGACATTATTACCAATTGCATCAACCACACCTGGCGATACCGACATCGCAAAATCAAGCGATTCTTTACAATTCAAGTAGCACACCTCATTATACTAGCGGTGCAACGAGTTTGCCGGTATATGCGCAAAGTATTTTGTCGAGGCAACAATCACAAGTCGCTCGGGATACTGTTCCGACGAGTACGCACATTTCCTGCCTCTATCCTGAAATACTGGCGTTGATTTTTAGTTACCTGGAAGTTCGGGACAAAGGATGTGCCGCTCAAGTGTGTATCGCATGGAGGGACGCGGCGTATCACCGGTCTGTCTGGCGAGGGGTCGAGGCGAAGTTACATCTAAGGAAGCAGGCACCGGCGTTATTTGCTAGTCTCGTAAAGAGGGGGGTAAAAAGGGTCCAGGTGTTGTCTCTACGGAGAGGCCTCGGTGACGTTTTGAAAGGCATACCAAACTTGGAGTCGTTGAATCTTTCGGGTTGCTATAATATCAACGACTTAGCCTTGACGAAAGCTTTTTCTCAAGAATATGCGACGCTCACAGAATTGAATCTTTCTTTGTGTAAACAAGTGTCGGACATTTCCCTTAGTTGGATAGCAAAGAATTTACAGAATCTCGAGCACCTAGAACTCGGTGGTTGCCGTAACATTACGAACGATGGACTGCTGTGTATATCGTGGAATCTAAAGAAGTTGAAGAGACTCGATTTACGAAGTTGTTGGCAAGTGTGTAACGACGGTATCGCCTATTTGGCAGGTATTTATCCACAGACACCCGGCGCAAGCTTTTTGATGGAACAGTTAGCCGGTATTATTGATTTCGCAGCGGCTGGTGGAAATTTCGCGCTGGAACATTTGAGCCTTCAAGATTGTCAACGAGTGACCGACGAGGCCCTTCGGCACATATCCACCGGCTTGATCACCTTGAAGTCTATTAATCTATCGTTTTGCGTTTGCATCGGCGATACAGGGGTGAAACACTTAGCAAAGATGTCTAGCCTACGCGAACTGAATCTTCGGTCCTGCGACAATATCTCTGACGTCGGTATGGGTTATCTCGTGGAAGGTGGCAGCAGAATTTCCTCATTGGACGTATCGTTCTGCGACAAGATTAGTGATCAAGCTCTCGTTCACATTTCCCAGGGACTCTTCAACTTAAAGTCCCTTTCGTTGTCTGCCTGTCAGATCAGCGACGAGGGTATCTGCAAGATCGCACAAACGTTGCACGATTTGGAAACACTGAACATTGGTCAGTGTAGTAGATTGACAGATAAAGGTCTCTACACGATCGCCGAGAGCATGAAGCACTTGAAATGTATCGATCTTTACGGATGCACCAGGATAAGTACCAACGGACTTGAAAGGATTATGAAGTTGCCGCAGCTGA TAGGAACTCGTTAA
- the Ppa gene encoding F-box and leucine rich repeat protein partner of paired isoform X5, with protein MEESHLLMTELPALTPSRGTTLLHRSGHYYQLHQPHLAIPTSQNQAILYNSSSTPHYTSGATSLPVYAQSILSRQQSQVARDTVPTSTHISCLYPEILALIFSYLEVRDKGCAAQVCIAWRDAAYHRSVWRGVEAKLHLRKQAPALFASLVKRGVKRVQVLSLRRGLGDVLKGIPNLESLNLSGCYNINDLALTKAFSQEYATLTELNLSLCKQVSDISLSWIAKNLQNLEHLELGGCRNITNDGLLCISWNLKKLKRLDLRSCWQVCNDGIAYLAGIYPQTPGASFLMEQLAGIIDFAAAGGNFALEHLSLQDCQRVTDEALRHISTGLITLKSINLSFCVCIGDTGVKHLAKMSSLRELNLRSCDNISDVGMGYLVEGGSRISSLDVSFCDKISDQALVHISQGLFNLKSLSLSACQISDEGICKIAQTLHDLETLNIGQCSRLTDKGLYTIAESMKHLKCIDLYGCTRISTNGLERIMKLPQLRTR; from the exons ATGGAGGAAAGTCATCTGTTGATGACGGAACTTCCGGCGTTAACGCCAAGCCGCGGTACAACGTTACTTCATCGTTCAGGACATTATTACCAATTGCATCAACCACACCTGGCGATACCGACATCGCAAAATCAAGCGATTCTTTACAATTCAAGTAGCACACCTCATTATACTAGCGGTGCAACGAGTTTGCCGGTATATGCGCAAAGTATTTTGTCGAGGCAACAATCACAAGTCGCTCGGGATACTGTTCCGACGAGTACGCACATTTCCTGCCTCTATCCTGAAATACTGGCGTTGATTTTTAGTTACCTGGAAGTTCGGGACAAAGGATGTGCCGCTCAAGTGTGTATCGCATGGAGGGACGCGGCGTATCACCGGTCTGTCTGGCGAGGGGTCGAGGCGAAGTTACATCTAAGGAAGCAGGCACCGGCGTTATTTGCTAGTCTCGTAAAGAGGGGGGTAAAAAGGGTCCAGGTGTTGTCTCTACGGAGAGGCCTCGGTGACGTTTTGAAAGGCATACCAAACTTGGAGTCGTTGAATCTTTCGGGTTGCTATAATATCAACGACTTAGCCTTGACGAAAGCTTTTTCTCAAGAATATGCGACGCTCACAGAATTGAATCTTTCTTTGTGTAAACAAGTGTCGGACATTTCCCTTAGTTGGATAGCAAAGAATTTACAGAATCTCGAGCACCTAGAACTCGGTGGTTGCCGTAACATTACGAACGATGGACTGCTGTGTATATCGTGGAATCTAAAGAAGTTGAAGAGACTCGATTTACGAAGTTGTTGGCAAGTGTGTAACGACGGTATCGCCTATTTGGCAGGTATTTATCCACAGACACCCGGCGCAAGCTTTTTGATGGAACAGTTAGCCGGTATTATTGATTTCGCAGCGGCTGGTGGAAATTTCGCGCTGGAACATTTGAGCCTTCAAGATTGTCAACGAGTGACCGACGAGGCCCTTCGGCACATATCCACCGGCTTGATCACCTTGAAGTCTATTAATCTATCGTTTTGCGTTTGCATCGGCGATACAGGGGTGAAACACTTAGCAAAGATGTCTAGCCTACGCGAACTGAATCTTCGGTCCTGCGACAATATCTCTGACGTCGGTATGGGTTATCTCGTGGAAGGTGGCAGCAGAATTTCCTCATTGGACGTATCGTTCTGCGACAAGATTAGTGATCAAGCTCTCGTTCACATTTCCCAGGGACTCTTCAACTTAAAGTCCCTTTCGTTGTCTGCCTGTCAGATCAGCGACGAGGGTATCTGCAAGATCGCACAAACGTTGCACGATTTGGAAACACTGAACATTGGTCAGTGTAGTAGATTGACAGATAAAGGTCTCTACACGATCGCCGAGAGCATGAAGCACTTGAAATGTATCGATCTTTACGGATGCACCAGGATAAGTACCAACGGACTTGAAAGGATTATGAAGTTGCCGCAGCTGA GAACTCGTTAA
- the LOC143143974 gene encoding uncharacterized protein LOC143143974: MNGTKLLSLYSRNSLIACRTDSVARELPPPLLGTDLTARPSRPPAHYVWSLQTSLRCSREVRPFDRSRPLALGSVLARTELEKFLEEKLDRDTDSIVACCRTGTARK; encoded by the exons ATGAATGGTACAAAGCTGCTTTCTTTGTACAGTAGGAACTCGTTAATTGCGTGTCGAACGGACTCAGTTGCCCGTGAATTACCCCCACCACTTCTTGGAACTGATTTGACTGCGCGACCCTCCAGGCCACCTGCACATTACGTTTGGAGCCTGCAGACTTCACTTCGAT GTAGCCGGGAGGTCCGCCCTTTCGATCGCTCTCGTCCGTTGGCGTTGGGGTCCGTTCTAGCGCgaaccgaactcgagaaattcctggaggAGAAACTCGATAGAGACACGGATTCGATAGTTGCGTGTTGTCGGACCGGAACCGCACGTAAGTAA